A stretch of DNA from Corvus cornix cornix isolate S_Up_H32 chromosome 13, ASM73873v5, whole genome shotgun sequence:
ACGCTACAAGAGGTCAGTTTTGTACTGCATAAGAACAAccctgaaatgtttttcataagATAATCAGCCCCAAAATGACATCACCTTACTCTGCACCTTGCACCTTGAGATagataataaaaacattaaaataattctctcTTGCTTCGTTCTGTTAGCTCTGAAaagtagaaaggaaaataatctgaattgtAGGCTTGCTCCTGGCGGATATTTGGTGTCTGTTGGTTTTCTCCACTCTGTGGCTGACAGGGTCTAGTTTTGTTTTTGGAAGTCAGGAAGTTAATTCTGTGCCTTCTAATGCAGGAAGTGAGAATCCTGCTGGCAGCAATGCCAATGCAGCGGATGATGGCAGCTCCTTCCCTATTGCTGGGGCTCTTGAAGTTTTATCAACCATCTCTACTGCTGTCCAAAGCACAGTGAGTGAGTTGGGAGTGTGGGAGAAAATGGGTTTAAGGgagctttggggttttggcCTTTCATCTGAAACATTGTAAGAGGAAACTTAATTTTGACGTTTGTGGGATATGTGGTGAGAAACTCCTCCAACTCAGACAAACCTTATCCTGGGCCTTGCTTCTAACTGGCACCTAATGTGAAAAATGTCTTGAATTGTGATAGTTCTGTATATACATAGCAAAACAATCCTAACGGTGGATTGTGCAGAGTATGCATTTCTGTGCATGTCACCTCTGTACTCTGTCATCTCTGCGCCTTGCCTTTGGAGCGTTCAGGTAAATGCAGGGTCAGACTCATTCCTGGAGTGTTTCCACTGATTTCCACAGAACTGTCTGGAGATGAAATCCATTCTCCTCTTCAAACACCTCTGTGAAACTAGCCCAATTTGCTTGGAAATCAGCTTGCTCCTGTGACCATGAGAAATGCACTTCAAAGGAAGCCATTACCCTTGGAAACTGCTTTTGTGATCTGCTGTCTTGTCAATTTGCCTGGGAATCTGAAAGAGCTGCAGATGGAAAGCtgccttctgtttctgcttttaaggCTTGAACAAAAGTTAGCAATCAAAATCCACAGGTGTGGTGTTTTCTCATTGGAAGGATGAGACCTAAATACTGCAATGTGCTGAGAACCAGCTTCTTCACCaactaaaaatgtatttcccatCAGATTGCTGCAGCTGTCTGGGTGCTGTAATAAGCTGTTGGGTGGTAATGTGTTGTGGCTCTTTCcatgtcctgctgctctttttgtGATGACTAGGGTTGAATTTCAGGGTGGAAAGGACCAATTTGGCTTTTCTGTGAGTGCCCAGCATAAGATTGCTGATAAAACCCTCCCAATTCAATTTCTTCTGTTGTGTAATCTCTGAGTTTTATGTGCTGTCTTTATCCAAATCTGATTCCTAGGGTAAAACTGTTATTAGTGGAGGTCTGGATGCCTTGGAATTCATCGGGAAAAAGACAATGGATGTAATAGCTGAGGGAGACCCTGGATTCAAAAAAACAAAGGGCCTCATAAACAGAACCTCCACGTTATCTCAGGTACAGCAGTTCCCTATCAGCACCTCATTGGTTTCTCTCATGTCTTCTCCCTTCCTTTGTGGAAGGGGTCCTCTCATTAAGCAACCATTTTTGCTATTGAGCCAAAAGCCTTCTCCTCCTGTATTCTCTATCTCCTGACACTGTCACGAggcctctgcttttctttttcaggtctTACGAGaggcaaaggagaaagaagagcagcagaCAGCTACTGAGGTTACCATGGCTACTGAGAAGAAAGCCCATTATGGGTTACTGTTTGATGAGTTTCAGGGTCTTTCACATCTGGAGGCCTTGGAGATGCTTTCCAGAGAGAGTGAATCAAAGGTAATGGCCttgagcattttgttttctattctgAGTTCAGCTGAACAGGGGAAAAAGGATTAGAAATATATGTATAGACATGTAAAAGCAAGTGCTCAGAACTTGCTGTAAAATGATTACTGGACTTCACTTTGATCCTTGCATTAGGATCTGGTGTTTACCTTGGGTGCAGTTTGTCCTGTCCTCAGCTCCTAAAGCCATTCCCTTTACCCCAGCCAACCTCAGTTCCTGCAGGTCTCACAACTTTTCTCAAGTTACTCTCCTCACACCCACTCGTTTGCTGCCTTGGCCTGCCTTTTCCATCCTATTGGATGGATTTATTGATTCTCTCTTTGGCTGTGCTGCCCCTAACCAGGTGAAAGCAGTTCTGAATGCCCTTTCTGGAGAGAAGTTGGACACACTGCAGGAGGAAATGGAACAACtcaaagaagcattttctttacCTGAATTCtttgaagaagaagaggaagaaaagaagggtaAGAGAGGCCCAGGTTCTGAGAAGAGAAGCTGGTCCTCAGTGCAGAACCAGCCAGCCCTGATCAGTAGCAATGGCCATGATGCCAAATTTAAGTTATTCTTTAGATGGATGTTTAATCCTAAAGCCATCTGTGTCCAGGGGCATGACAGGTAGCAACACCCTTCATCTCTGTAAAGCTGCTGTGCAGTAATTCCATAGCAGGAATGATTTCTTGCCAGAGCAGGATTAGAGTTGTTTGACTCATGGGCAGTTCATAAAACTGACCCTGAGCCAAGATGCAAATTCAGAGAGAGAGTGGGTTTCCTTGaccaggaaggaaaaactgtgaACAGAGTTGTCCAGCatgcaggaaagcaaaaaggctttttatttgtttattaaatgAGATTTAGCCACACAGAGCAAAAGATTCAGAGGTACCTTTGGACACAAGAGCCCTGATTCTTGAGAATTACATggatttaaatgtaaatttcttGCCTTGCTTTTACCTAAATGCTCATCAGGGAGGGCTTACACACCTGCACTTGCTATCATTCAACATTTAATGTATCTTTTATATTTGCACATAATGGATCTCACATCTGCTGTGCCATATATAATAGGAGAACCATAGGTTCTAAGTGATATTTCACACTCTCCAAGGTGATGTGCAAGTTAGTGTGTTATAAAAGGCtgcctgttaaaaaaaagaaaaaaaaaaaaaggagttacCTTAGCTACAAAACCAGAATTGAGAAAGCAAGAACTAACCTTCAGGCACTGATGTCTCCACCTTTGCAGAACTTACCTTAGAAATTGTATTTGAAAAGACTGGGTTTGATATGTTTTTGCCTGAGGTGATgattcaaagagaaataaaggaaacagTTGACAGACTTGTGCAGCACTAGGTGTGCACTGAAGTGCTGCTTATGCCTGAATCTGTCCTTTGTGTGGATTCTTTAACCTTTCCTGTCCTTTAGGAGACGAGGAGTTCACAAAAGAAGTAACAGAGCTGTTTTCAGAATTGCACATCTCCTCCAAGCCAGAAAAAGTGATCACGGTGAGTTATTTTCCATATTCTAAAAGCTGGAGAGTTTCCTCACTGGAAGAGCTTCTCTTCACCTGCTTTGCTTGTGAAAATATCAAGTGCATGAAAACAAGCTATATTTTAGGTCTTTTGGCAATGGTAGGCAAAGGAGATGGGCCTTTTCTTTTAACCTTATGGGGCAGAATCATGTGAACCTTCAGCCACCACAGTGAAAAAACCTATGGTCATGAACTGAAGGCCTCCTCTTGGTACAAAGCACCTGATTTTACTGTGTTCAGGAGCTGGTATGAAGAAGAATCACCTTTCTTGCCATCATTTCACTACCGTTCAGATCCACCAAGTGGCAGCAGCATTCTGCAGACATGTTTCTAATTGTTGGTAAACTCCAGCCCCTGGTGCTAGAGAAACAGCTGTCCTCAACTACATCAGTGCAGCCAAACTTTTGCAAAATCCTGAAGGCACTGGGAATATTTGTCCTGGTTCTTCTCAGAAGCTTGAAAGGAGTTGTAGCTGGTTCTTTCCTCTGGAGAGGGCCCATACTCCATTGTCTTGTGTGCAGGGGGGCTTCATTCCAGTCATTAAATATTATGGCACATCTTGCTACAGGTGAGGACATCTGCTCATGAGTGGATAGCACAATTCAACAGCAGtctttctaaagaagaaaaagaaagtgaagaaaaccaAGAAGTAGAATCCAGAGATGGTGACCAGGATACTAAGAAATCAGTAGAGGTAACTTGAGTAATCAAGGAAAAGAATACTTGCCTGCAGAATGTTTATCTGGCTGCTGAGTTGCAGTTGTGACTCGCAGGGTGTATGGGTTTCTACACACAGGGTGTGTGGGTTCTGAGGTCAAGAAAGGGCAGAGTGTGATAGTATGGTGTGTAATTgacttgttttaaataataaaagctgCTAGTTTCTGTGTGGTATGGGGAATTTTTGTCACTCTTGCAGGACATTCATGCATTTGCCATAAGAAGCCTGGCAGAACTGACAGCCTGCTCCATTGAAATGTTTCACAAAACTGCAGCTTTGTTTCTCTATGGTCAGAAACAGGAGGTGACAGCCACAGACAGAGCCAAGTCCCTTTCACAGTGAGTGCATCTCTCAGTAAATGGATAGCATATAATGACTGATTAAACTGTCTAATAATTCTTCGGAAATCCATGCAATGCAGGGTTCTTGAATAATGCATAGGTGTTTAAATTTGGGAATTGGGCAAATTTGTGGATTTGTGATGGGTGGCATCATTGTCTTTTAGAACTCAGCTATCTCTTTCCAGCTTAAAGACATTTCTtgataagaaaaaggaaaccCTTCTTGAAAGCTTTGTGTAACCTAGAAGAATATTTGCCCTAAGTTTGTGCTAGTCAGTAGGCAGAGATTTAAAACATGACAAAGCAGTTGTATAGAAGTGATTCCTGATCACCTCTCTGTTAATCATTTAGTATGCTTGGTACATGAGACAGCAAAATTACTGCACAGGAGACACTTGGCATGTGTCTGAAATGTGCAGTACTTTCTAATTCAGAAAATGATACTTGCCAGTAAAAAAAGGCAAGTTAGTACTGTTCCTTCTGGAATGGATGTTTCTGTCCTCTGAGTGCTCTTTAAGATCTTctgctttaattatttatttccccATCTTTCCACTCTCTATTTTATTGGGGAAACTTCTGAATCTTCATGCACCATTTATATGTTCTATATCgattttggtttaatttaatAAGCATGGAAACAAGGCATTTATGTTTTAGAGGAATGCAGAAAGAAACTTCATCTTGAGGACTGTGTTTACTTCCTTGTTTTCCCTGTCTTCCTCCACAGACTGACGATCATGCTGTGTAAAGAGCTGTCAGCTTTCTCTAAAGAGTTCACAACGTGCTTAACAACTGCAGGGGTAAGAGTTACACCACAGTTCTTAGGAATGAGATGTGGCTATTTGATAACAGCCTTGGGATCTTTGCCATGaagtgcttttttgtttttgcgTGTTTACatatgcaggtttttttccctgtgaactGATCTTCTAGGCCAGGGTTCCTCAAACTCTGGCAGCTGAGTTTTTGAGAGGCTCCTGCTGCATTCAGCCTGGCACTGAGTGGGGGGTGGGAATTGATGCTCACAGTGTTAAGGAGACAGAGGCAAAAAAGGTTTGTGAGCCTGTTGTGGGTTTTCCAAAGCACTCGGGTGTTACTGAAGATCGTATCATCATCTCTGGATTCTCCACTTGTCCCCAGCTCATTTGAAGATGTGATGTGTATTCATACCCAACCTGTGCTGGCCACATGCAGGTTACTTTGTTCTTATTTGCATGCTACAAGGCTGCTGAGCTTGTGGCTTAGCTTTCCTCTGGTTACAGGAGCAGTGGTGGTTTTAAACTTACTGGGGATTTAGCTTTATCTTGCTTGAAGAAATGTGATCAAATTTTCGATCAGGATAATGTATGTCTGATCTCTGCAGGtcaaagagaaagcagatgTGCTTAATCCCTTAATCACTGGAGTGTTTTTGGAGGTCAGTTATGCTAACATTAAAACTTTAAgctaatactttaaaaatagatatgCTGGTTCTTCCCACTTCAGGATCCTTATGCATGCCAAGTTCTCTAACCCATGGTCTAAAATTGTGCTTATCTGTCTAATAATGTGAAAGTTTTGATAAATGTCTGTAGGTTTGCACAAGAGATGAGTTACTTAGTGAGGAGTGAGTGTCAGCTCACAGTTATGATGGGTCAGGAGACACATACTAAATTCAGCAGTCTGCATTTTTAGAATTGAAATGTCCAAAGTCAAACCTTAGACAAGTTCAGAAATTAGCATGCAAGAGTCCCAACACTTCCTTAATGTTAAGTGGGTTCTCAATGCTTGCAGAGCTCTGAGGTGTGGTAAAAAGGGGTGTTTCATGTTGGTGTGTTCTTCCTTCCTGCCACAGCGTGCTATGCTTCACTTAGAAATAAACACTTTTCTTCTCTTACTGAGAACAGTATCCTACATTTGGATTCGAACTGATCTTGTTTGGCAGTCTTTAAGCCAGTTGCTTTTTTTGCCTAGTGGCATAAAGCCCCTCAAAAACTTGATATAAAATTGATTTCTAGAATGAATCCTTTAAAATCCAGCAAGCACTAggcttctgttttttctgtgcaaTAATCAATGCTGTTTGAAATGAGTATGTGGTGAGTAAAGCTGATTGGTAGCGTATTTATTCACAtgtgtattttggtttttgtttttacaggCTTCAAACAGTGCTTCCTATATCCAAGATGCCTTCCAGCTCTTGCTGCCTGTACTGCAGATCTCTCTTATTGAGGCTAGAACGGAACTATCACAGTAATAAAAATCCTTCTAATTAAGAACTTTTTGACCTTCCCAGTTCATAGTTTCCATGCTGGAGAATGATGTAATGGCTCTTATTGAAGGGAAAAAGATGAACTCtgttcactgctgctgcaagaATGGTGATTAAGTGCAGACTGGCAATGACAGCTCTTACAGCACACTGAGAGATGTGATTAGCATAGTCCAGGCTGGTGGACAATGTGACAGACTAAAAGTGCAGATTGCTTCTCTGTTTCATGGACTGTCTGTATCTTTTCACCGAAATCTCTCTGCTGTATGTGTTAACAAGCTCTTTGTGTTCACAGTCCAGAGAGCTTCTCCAGTGCTGAAGAGAAGAGTAGCAGCTGGCTAGTTAGTTAGCTAAAATCATGGTGTGATTTTTAAGTCAGACATAATTGGGTTACTGATAGCTCTGCATTTGTGTCAAAGTGAATATTGGATAGGAGGTGcaagaaaaggcaaatttttaTGATTATGAACCTTGCAGTTCCTAGACGGGGCAGAATAGAGCAGAGAGGATTCCTGATCAAGCTGTTGCTGCTGAAGAGAAGCTCAGCTTCCTGAAGATATCTGTATTGTGTCAGGCATGTGGGACAGGGACTCTCACCAGGGGGCTGTTTCTCATTCTCTCATGCTGTGCTTGCTTCAGCATGAGCTGGGAAAATGCTGATCTGGCCCTGAGAATGCAGGTACTTGGCTTTATAGCAGTAAATGAGAACTGACTAAAAGGGATTGATTCGTGTTTGGGCAATTTAATGAGAGAATTCAGCAGGGCGATTCCCCTTTTTCAGTGCAGCTTGACATGTCAGCCACAGGCTGTTCACAGACTCACATACTGCTTGTCTTctctttctgtggaaaaacacTGTAATGCAACACTCCTTCTTGGAAGGTATATATTAAAGTAGGGAGAGAGGAAGCAATTTGGCCCTGTTAGTAGAGTCCTAATTTGCCTCAGAAGCTGCTCCACGTATGGTATCTGTTTCTTTGTGCTGTGCAAGTTCCCTGCTTTGTTCCTTTATCTTTTGAGCTTGCCCatggggaggcagcagcctcTGTTGGAATCACAAGAGCAGAAATGCACAGCTAGAATGGAATTTCGAGAAGTCCATAATAGCTAACCAGAGGTGACTGAGTGTCACACCTGCCTCTGCACTTGCTCATTGGTAACAATGGTGCTCAAATCCCCTTTTGAAAATCCTCTGGGTTTTAGCAGGTCTTGCACATCTCTGCTATGCTGAAGGTTTAGAACATTCCTCTGCTCTAGTTGTGCAGTAGAGAAGTATTTTTTGTATTAGAATACCTTTTGGCTAATGCTCTGATTTTGTATATATGGAAAAAGCCCTGCCTTAGTCATGGTTAGACTGGTTAGATCTCTAAAGGGAGAGCTTTTCCTTGAATCCTAAAACTGGACTTGAAAGGAGCGTGTCTGGggtaaaaaaaatctgcactacaataaaatctatttttttcttcttttggttGGTAGCATTATTAAATAAAGGATTTGTTTTGACAACTGTTTCACTTAAAAGCTATCAGGTAGCAGTGGGcatgaatgaaataaaagaacagtaggtttttttcccagccctgACTGCATCttttggagcagagctgggtgcagctcTGGGGCCAGGACAGCTGGAATTTTTCTCATGGCAGGAAAGAGTGCTCTGAACACAGGCTGGGGAGTGAGAGCTCCCACAGATGAGCTCCCAGTTCCTGTGTCAGTGCAAAAAGGCAGCTTTGCTCCTGCCAAAAAGCcaaaatgtacagaaatatcagaagagaagaaataaaggtAATGGCGTTTTAcgaagcagcagctgcttttgtgcagATAAATTCCACCAACCTGCAATGCTTTAGTGTAGAGTAGTTTAATAATTAAAGGAAATGAggtgattt
This window harbors:
- the FAM114A2 gene encoding protein FAM114A2, producing MSEEDSGENLKEETSYKDENEQKTEELGCSESRERREQETVPVTRKRPEPKPPSQPAATEKPAAETIKVSDPPAVQTGWGYWGSWGKSLLSTASATVATVGQGISNVIEKAETTLGIPSPSEISSESKDATRGSENPAGSNANAADDGSSFPIAGALEVLSTISTAVQSTGKTVISGGLDALEFIGKKTMDVIAEGDPGFKKTKGLINRTSTLSQVLREAKEKEEQQTATEVTMATEKKAHYGLLFDEFQGLSHLEALEMLSRESESKVKAVLNALSGEKLDTLQEEMEQLKEAFSLPEFFEEEEEEKKGDEEFTKEVTELFSELHISSKPEKVITVRTSAHEWIAQFNSSLSKEEKESEENQEVESRDGDQDTKKSVEDIHAFAIRSLAELTACSIEMFHKTAALFLYGQKQEVTATDRAKSLSQLTIMLCKELSAFSKEFTTCLTTAGVKEKADVLNPLITGVFLEASNSASYIQDAFQLLLPVLQISLIEARTELSQ